A region of Arabidopsis thaliana chromosome 5, partial sequence DNA encodes the following proteins:
- a CDS encoding LEM3 (ligand-effect modulator 3) family protein / CDC50 family protein (LEM3 (ligand-effect modulator 3) family protein / CDC50 family protein; FUNCTIONS IN: molecular_function unknown; INVOLVED IN: biological_process unknown; LOCATED IN: membrane; EXPRESSED IN: 22 plant structures; EXPRESSED DURING: 13 growth stages; CONTAINS InterPro DOMAIN/s: Protein of unknown function DUF284, transmembrane eukaryotic (InterPro:IPR005045); BEST Arabidopsis thaliana protein match is: ALA-interacting subunit 1 (TAIR:AT3G12740.1); Has 30201 Blast hits to 17322 proteins in 780 species: Archae - 12; Bacteria - 1396; Metazoa - 17338; Fungi - 3422; Plants - 5037; Viruses - 0; Other Eukaryotes - 2996 (source: NCBI BLink).), protein MMEVEGSMNRAPDQSSFLRSRRSKALYQFKQQKLPACKPVLTPISVITVFMLMGFVFIPIGLITLRASRDAIEIIDRYDVECIPEEYRTNKLLYITDSSIPKNCTRYLKVQKYMKAPIFIYYQLDNYYQNHRRYVKSRSDQQLLHGLEYSHTSSCEPEESSNGLPIVPCGLIAWSMFNDTFTFSRERTKLNVSRNNIAWKSDREHKFGKNVYPINFQNGTLIGGAKLDPKIPLSDQEDFIVWMRAAALLSFRKLYGRIEEDLEPGKVVEVNLMNNYNTYSFSGQKKLILSTSNWLGGRNDFLGITYLVVGSSSIVISIIFMLLHLKNPRPYGDNSWNKKSLSS, encoded by the exons ATGATGGAAGTGGAAGGATCGATGAATCGTGCTCCTGATCAATCATCCTTCTTACGATCAAGACGATCCAAAG CTCTGTATCAGTTTAAGCAGCAGAAACTCCCAGCTTGTAAGCCAGTCTTAACACCAATATCG GTTATAACAGTGTTTATGttaatgggttttgttttcattccCATTGGTCTCATTACTCTTCGTGCTTCTCGTGAT GCTATTGAAATTATAGACCGGTATGATGTTGAGTGCATTCCTGAAGAATATAGAACCAACAAACTGTTGTATATAACTGATTCATCTATCCCAAAGAATTGTACGCGCTACTTGAAG GTACAAAAGTATATGAAAGCTCCCATTTTTATCTACTACCAGCTTGATAACTACTATCAAAACCATCGCCG GTATGTAAAGAGTAGAAGTGATCAGCAACTATTACATGGACTGGAGTATAGCCACACAAGTTCTTGTGAACCCGAGGAGTCATCTAATGGTCTCCCAATTGTTCCTTGTGGGTTAATTGCTTGGAGTATGTTCAATGATACATTTACGTTTTCTCGCGAAAGAACAAAACTGAATGTGAGCCGGAATAACATTGCGTGGAAGAGTGACCGCGAGCACAAGTTTGGAAAGAATGTGTATCCTATCAATTTCCAGAACGGAACTTTGATTGGTGGAGCAAAGTTGGATCCAAAAATTCCA CTAAGTGACCAAGAGGACTTTATAGTGTGGATGCGAGCAGCTGCTTTACTAAGCTTCCGGAAATTATATGGAAGAATCGAAGAGGACTTGGAACCAGGAAAAGTTGTTGAAGTAAATTTGATGAACAATTACAACACTTATAGCTTTAGTGGGCAGAAGAAGCTTATTCTCTCCACATCAAATTGGTTAGGAGGAAGAAATGATTTCCTGGGTATCACCTATCTTGTCGTTGGTTCCTCTTCCATAGTCATATCCATCATCTTCATGTTGCTCCATTTGAAAAATCCAAG GCCATACGGTGACAATTCTTGGAACAAGAAAAGCCTTTCAAGTTGA
- a CDS encoding LEM3 (ligand-effect modulator 3) family protein / CDC50 family protein has protein sequence MMEVEGSMNRAPDQSSFLRSRRSKALYQFKQQKLPACKPVLTPISVITVFMLMGFVFIPIGLITLRASRDAIEIIDRYDVECIPEEYRTNKLLYITDSSIPKNCTRYLKVQKYMKAPIFIYYQLDNYYQNHRRYVKSRSDQQLLHGLEYSHTSSCEPEESSNGLPIVPCGLIAWSMFNDTFTFSRERTKLNVSRNNIAWKSDREHKFGKNVYPINFQNGTLIGGAKLDPKIPLSDQEDFIVWMRAAALLSFRKLYGRIEEDLEPGKVVEVNLMNNYNTYSFSGQKKLILSTSNWLGGRNDFLGITYLVVGSSSIVISIIFMLLHLKNPR, from the exons ATGATGGAAGTGGAAGGATCGATGAATCGTGCTCCTGATCAATCATCCTTCTTACGATCAAGACGATCCAAAG CTCTGTATCAGTTTAAGCAGCAGAAACTCCCAGCTTGTAAGCCAGTCTTAACACCAATATCG GTTATAACAGTGTTTATGttaatgggttttgttttcattccCATTGGTCTCATTACTCTTCGTGCTTCTCGTGAT GCTATTGAAATTATAGACCGGTATGATGTTGAGTGCATTCCTGAAGAATATAGAACCAACAAACTGTTGTATATAACTGATTCATCTATCCCAAAGAATTGTACGCGCTACTTGAAG GTACAAAAGTATATGAAAGCTCCCATTTTTATCTACTACCAGCTTGATAACTACTATCAAAACCATCGCCG GTATGTAAAGAGTAGAAGTGATCAGCAACTATTACATGGACTGGAGTATAGCCACACAAGTTCTTGTGAACCCGAGGAGTCATCTAATGGTCTCCCAATTGTTCCTTGTGGGTTAATTGCTTGGAGTATGTTCAATGATACATTTACGTTTTCTCGCGAAAGAACAAAACTGAATGTGAGCCGGAATAACATTGCGTGGAAGAGTGACCGCGAGCACAAGTTTGGAAAGAATGTGTATCCTATCAATTTCCAGAACGGAACTTTGATTGGTGGAGCAAAGTTGGATCCAAAAATTCCA CTAAGTGACCAAGAGGACTTTATAGTGTGGATGCGAGCAGCTGCTTTACTAAGCTTCCGGAAATTATATGGAAGAATCGAAGAGGACTTGGAACCAGGAAAAGTTGTTGAAGTAAATTTGATGAACAATTACAACACTTATAGCTTTAGTGGGCAGAAGAAGCTTATTCTCTCCACATCAAATTGGTTAGGAGGAAGAAATGATTTCCTGGGTATCACCTATCTTGTCGTTGGTTCCTCTTCCATAGTCATATCCATCATCTTCATGTTGCTCCATTTGAAAAATCCAAGGTAA
- a CDS encoding LEM3 (ligand-effect modulator 3) family protein / CDC50 family protein, whose translation MMEVEGSMNRAPDQSSFLRSRRSKALYQFKQQKLPACKPVLTPISVITVFMLMGFVFIPIGLITLRASRDAIEIIDRYDVECIPEEYRTNKLLYITDSSIPKNCTRYLKVQKYMKAPIFIYYQLDNYYQNHRRYVKSRSDQQLLHGLEYSHTSSCEPEESSNGLPIVPCGLIAWSMFNDTFTFSRERTKLNVSRNNIAWKSDREHKFGKNVYPINFQNGTLIGGAKLDPKIPVCILNHFTIKKI comes from the exons ATGATGGAAGTGGAAGGATCGATGAATCGTGCTCCTGATCAATCATCCTTCTTACGATCAAGACGATCCAAAG CTCTGTATCAGTTTAAGCAGCAGAAACTCCCAGCTTGTAAGCCAGTCTTAACACCAATATCG GTTATAACAGTGTTTATGttaatgggttttgttttcattccCATTGGTCTCATTACTCTTCGTGCTTCTCGTGAT GCTATTGAAATTATAGACCGGTATGATGTTGAGTGCATTCCTGAAGAATATAGAACCAACAAACTGTTGTATATAACTGATTCATCTATCCCAAAGAATTGTACGCGCTACTTGAAG GTACAAAAGTATATGAAAGCTCCCATTTTTATCTACTACCAGCTTGATAACTACTATCAAAACCATCGCCG GTATGTAAAGAGTAGAAGTGATCAGCAACTATTACATGGACTGGAGTATAGCCACACAAGTTCTTGTGAACCCGAGGAGTCATCTAATGGTCTCCCAATTGTTCCTTGTGGGTTAATTGCTTGGAGTATGTTCAATGATACATTTACGTTTTCTCGCGAAAGAACAAAACTGAATGTGAGCCGGAATAACATTGCGTGGAAGAGTGACCGCGAGCACAAGTTTGGAAAGAATGTGTATCCTATCAATTTCCAGAACGGAACTTTGATTGGTGGAGCAAAGTTGGATCCAAAAATTCCAGTATGCATTCTCAACcactttacaataaaaaaaatttaa
- a CDS encoding Ribosomal protein L14p/L23e family protein (Ribosomal protein L14p/L23e family protein; FUNCTIONS IN: structural constituent of ribosome; INVOLVED IN: translation; LOCATED IN: ribosome, intracellular, large ribosomal subunit; EXPRESSED IN: 22 plant structures; EXPRESSED DURING: 13 growth stages; CONTAINS InterPro DOMAIN/s: Ribosomal protein L14b/L23e (InterPro:IPR000218), Ribosomal protein L14, bacterial-type (InterPro:IPR005745), Ribosomal protein L14 conserved site (InterPro:IPR019972); BEST Arabidopsis thaliana protein match is: Ribosomal protein L14p/L23e family protein (TAIR:AT1G17560.1); Has 9606 Blast hits to 9606 proteins in 3255 species: Archae - 313; Bacteria - 5457; Metazoa - 346; Fungi - 288; Plants - 818; Viruses - 0; Other Eukaryotes - 2384 (source: NCBI BLink).): MAAAFASRLTRGGRSLLGGLNNGGSMNSSNGMMNESILSQQQRRTFIQMGTVLKVVDNSGAKKVMCIQALKGKKGARLGDTIVASVKEAMPNGKVKKGAVVYGVVVRAAMQRGRVDGSEVRFDDNAVVLVDSKDKNTKTDRQPIGTRVFGPVPHELRKKKHLKILALAQHVA; this comes from the exons ATGGCCGCTGCTTTTGCTTCCAGATTAACCCGAG GAGGACGTTCATTGCTTGGAGGTCTTAACAATGGTGGTTCGATGAATTCTTCTAATGGAATGATGAATGAAAGTATCCTCTCTCAG cagcagagaAGGACATTTATTCAGATGGGGACTGTTCTCAAAGTCGTGGACAATTCAGGTGCGAAGAAAGTGATGTGTATTCAAGCTCTAAAGGGGAAAAAAGGAGCTAGACTTGGAGATACTATAGTTGCTTCAGTGAAAGAAGCGATGCCAAACGGTAAAGTGAAGAAAGGAGCGGTTGTGTATGGTGTGGTTGTTCGTGCTGCGATGCAGAGAGGTCGTGTTGATGGAAGTGAAGTTAGGTTTGATGATAACGCGGTTGTTCTTGTTGATAGTAAAGATAAGAATACTAAAACTGATCGCCAGCCGATTGGTACTAGAGTGTTTGGTCCTGTTCCTCATGAGCTTCGCAAGAAGAAACATCTCAAGATTCTTGCTTTGGCTCAACACGTTGCGTGA
- a CDS encoding Ribosomal protein L14p/L23e family protein (Ribosomal protein L14p/L23e family protein; FUNCTIONS IN: structural constituent of ribosome; INVOLVED IN: translation; LOCATED IN: ribosome, intracellular, large ribosomal subunit; EXPRESSED IN: 22 plant structures; EXPRESSED DURING: 13 growth stages; CONTAINS InterPro DOMAIN/s: Ribosomal protein L14, bacterial-type (InterPro:IPR005745), Ribosomal protein L14b/L23e (InterPro:IPR000218), Ribosomal protein L14 conserved site (InterPro:IPR019972); BEST Arabidopsis thaliana protein match is: Ribosomal protein L14p/L23e family protein (TAIR:AT1G17560.1); Has 9605 Blast hits to 9605 proteins in 3255 species: Archae - 313; Bacteria - 5457; Metazoa - 343; Fungi - 288; Plants - 820; Viruses - 0; Other Eukaryotes - 2384 (source: NCBI BLink).): MAAAFASRLTRGGRSLLGGLNNGGSMNSSNGMMNESILSQQQQRRTFIQMGTVLKVVDNSGAKKVMCIQALKGKKGARLGDTIVASVKEAMPNGKVKKGAVVYGVVVRAAMQRGRVDGSEVRFDDNAVVLVDSKDKNTKTDRQPIGTRVFGPVPHELRKKKHLKILALAQHVA; encoded by the exons ATGGCCGCTGCTTTTGCTTCCAGATTAACCCGAG GAGGACGTTCATTGCTTGGAGGTCTTAACAATGGTGGTTCGATGAATTCTTCTAATGGAATGATGAATGAAAGTATCCTCTCTCAG cagcagcagagaAGGACATTTATTCAGATGGGGACTGTTCTCAAAGTCGTGGACAATTCAGGTGCGAAGAAAGTGATGTGTATTCAAGCTCTAAAGGGGAAAAAAGGAGCTAGACTTGGAGATACTATAGTTGCTTCAGTGAAAGAAGCGATGCCAAACGGTAAAGTGAAGAAAGGAGCGGTTGTGTATGGTGTGGTTGTTCGTGCTGCGATGCAGAGAGGTCGTGTTGATGGAAGTGAAGTTAGGTTTGATGATAACGCGGTTGTTCTTGTTGATAGTAAAGATAAGAATACTAAAACTGATCGCCAGCCGATTGGTACTAGAGTGTTTGGTCCTGTTCCTCATGAGCTTCGCAAGAAGAAACATCTCAAGATTCTTGCTTTGGCTCAACACGTTGCGTGA
- a CDS encoding F-box family protein (F-box family protein; CONTAINS InterPro DOMAIN/s: F-box domain, Skp2-like (InterPro:IPR022364); BEST Arabidopsis thaliana protein match is: F-box family protein (TAIR:AT4G18380.2); Has 1807 Blast hits to 1807 proteins in 277 species: Archae - 0; Bacteria - 0; Metazoa - 736; Fungi - 347; Plants - 385; Viruses - 0; Other Eukaryotes - 339 (source: NCBI BLink).): MAVIIPRSDPPSRIHPEPPQTLEIDHFDHLPDSILLLVFNKIGDVKALGRCCVVSRRFHSLVPQVDNVVVRVDCVISDDDSSSLSSIKSRSGSSAGSFSAIFRLVVGGIVKPLQALGQFLGTKRSSSSCGGSGSSSSSLSISGDDDGGEIEQGGVTHHSPTQVLKNFDEIRYLRIELPSGELGIDDGVLLKWRAEFGSTLDNCVILGASSVIPPNPMRVSQACDTTTVVEAPGSGSDDNGSIPESFYTNGGLKLRVVWTISSLIAASARHYLLQPIIAEHKTLDSLVLTDSDGQGVLCMNRDQLEELRVKPLAASSASKRTLVPALNMRLWYAPTLELPDGTVLKGATLVAIRPSESKKEVSDISWVSSAFEEPYETAAKMLVKRRTYCLEMNSF, translated from the coding sequence ATGGCCGTAATTATCCCTCGTTCAGATCCACCGTCACGAATCCATCCGGAACCACcacaaaccctagaaatcgACCATTTCGATCATCTTCCTGACTCAATCCTCCTCCTCGTTTTCAACAAAATCGGCGACGTCAAAGCTCTCGGAAGATGCTGCGTCGTTTCCAGAAGATTCCATTCTCTCGTTCCTCAAGTCGATAACGTCGTTGTTCGTGTCGATTGCGTAATCTCCGACGACGATTCGTCATCTTTGTCATCTATCAAATCTCGCTCCGGTTCTTCCGCTGGTTCGTTCTCGGCTATATTTCGTCTTGTTGTTGGTGGCATTGTTAAGCCGTTACAAGCTTTAGGTCAATTCCTTGGTACGaagagatcatcatcatcatgtggTGGTtctggatcttcttcttcttcgttgtctATTagtggagatgatgatggtggagAGATCGAACAAGGCGGTGTTACGCATCATTCACCTACTCAGGTTTTGAAAAACTTCGATGAGATTCGTTACTTAAGAATTGAGCTTCCTAGTGGTGAATTAGGGATTGATGATGGAGTTTTGTTGAAATGGAGAGCTGAATTTGGTTCTACTCTTGATAATTGTGTGATTCTCGGTGCTTCTTCAGTGATTCCACCAAATCCAATGAGAGTTTCTCAAGCTTGTGATACTACTACAGTCGTTGAAGCTCCCGGTTCTGGCTCCGATGATAATGGGAGTATACCGGAATCGTTTTACACAAACGGAGGTTTGAAATTGCGTGTTGTATGGACGATTAGCTCTTTGATTGCTGCATCAGCACGACATTACTTGTTACAACCGATAATCGCGGAGCATAAGACGCTTGATAGTTTAGTGCTCACTGATTCAGATGGGCAAGGTGTGCTCTGTATGAACAGAGATCAGCTAGAAGAGCTTAGGGTGAAACCATTAGCAGCTTCATCGGCTTCGAAGAGGACACTTGTGCCTGCTCTGAATATGAGACTATGGTATGCTCCAACCTTGGAATTGCCTGATGGAACTGTGTTAAAAGGTGCGACTTTGGTTGCGATAAGACCGAGTGAATCGAAAAAGGAAGTGTCTGATATCTCTTGGGTGTCTTCGGCTTTTGAGGAGCCTTATGAGACGGCTGCTAAGATGCTGGTTAAAAGAAGGACTTACTGTCTTGAAATGAACTCGTTCTAG
- the DELTA-OAT gene encoding ornithine-delta-aminotransferase (ornithine-delta-aminotransferase (DELTA-OAT); FUNCTIONS IN: ornithine-oxo-acid transaminase activity, zinc ion binding; INVOLVED IN: ornithine catabolic process, hyperosmotic salinity response, proline biosynthetic process, arginine catabolic process to glutamate; LOCATED IN: mitochondrion; EXPRESSED IN: 24 plant structures; EXPRESSED DURING: 15 growth stages; CONTAINS InterPro DOMAIN/s: Pyridoxal phosphate-dependent transferase, major domain (InterPro:IPR015424), Ornithine aminotransferase (InterPro:IPR010164), Aminotransferase class-III (InterPro:IPR005814), Pyridoxal phosphate-dependent transferase, major region, subdomain 1 (InterPro:IPR015421); BEST Arabidopsis thaliana protein match is: HOPW1-1-interacting 1 (TAIR:AT1G80600.1); Has 1807 Blast hits to 1807 proteins in 277 species: Archae - 0; Bacteria - 0; Metazoa - 736; Fungi - 347; Plants - 385; Viruses - 0; Other Eukaryotes - 339 (source: NCBI BLink).): MAATTRRLLYYVSKRFSTAGVRRSYGGLPQSNSKSPPSSSQRLMELESEFSAHNYHPVPVVFSRANGSTIWDPEGKRYIDFLAAYSAVNQGHCHPKIMKALQEQVEKLTLSSRAFYNDKFPVFAERLTNMFGYDMVLPMNTGAEGVETALKLARKWGHEKKNIPKDEAIIVSCCGCFHGRTLAIVSMSCDNDATRGFGPLLPGNLKVDFGDADSLEKIFKEKGDRIAGFLFEPIQGEAGVIIPPDGYLKAVRELCTKYNVLMIADEVQSGLARSGKMLACDWEEIRPDMVILGKALGGGVIPVSAVLADKDVMLHIKPGQHGSTFGGNPLASAVAMASLDVIVEEKLVERSASLGEELRIQLNEIKKQFPKYIKEVRGRGLFNAIEFNSESLSPVSAYDICLSLKERGVLAKPTHNTIVRLTPPLSISSDELRDGSEALHDVLELDLPNLLKINSGKTPVSHITECDRCGRNLYA, encoded by the exons ATGGCAGCCACCACGAGACGGTTGCTTTACTATGTGTCCAAAAGATTCTCTACCGCCGGAGTGCGGCGGAGCTATGGCGGTCTGCCACAATCGAATTCCAAATCTCCTCCGTCTTCTTCTCAACGATTGATGGAATTGGAATCTGAATTCAGTGCCCACAA TTACCATCCTGTTCCGGTTGTGTTTTCTCGCGCGAATGGCTCAACTATATGGGACCCTGAAGGAAAGAGATACATTGATTTTCTTGCAGCTTACTCTGCAGTTAATCAG GGACATTGTCATCCTAAGATCATGAAGGCATTGCAGGAACAAGTGGAGAAGCTCACTTTAAGTTCACGAGCGTTTTACAACGATAAATTCCCGGTATTTGCTGAGCGTCTCACAAACATGTTCGGTTATGATATGGTGCTTCCTATGAACACGGGTGCTGAAGGTGTCGAAACTGCTTTGAAACTAGCAAGAAAATGGggtcatgaaaagaaaaatattccCAAAGACGAG GCTATCATTGTCTCTTGTTGTGGCTGCTTTCATGGACGTACATTAGCAATTGTTTCCATGAGTTGTGACAATGATGCTACTCGTGGATTCGGGCCATTGTTGCCAGGGAATCTTAAAGTTGATTTTGGTGATGCGGATTCACTTGAGAAAATCTTTAAAG AAAAGGGAGATAGAATAGCGGGATTTCTATTCGAGCCTATTCAAGGCGAAGCTGGA GTTATTATTCCTCCCGACGGTTACTTGAAAGCTGTTAGAGAACTCTGCACAAAATACAATGTTTTGATGATAGCGGATGAAGTACAAAGCGGTCTGGCTAGATCCGGGAAGATGCTAGCTTGTGATTGGGAAGAAATTCGTCCTGACATGGTG ATACTTGGGAAAGCATTAGGTGGAGGAGTAATTCCAGTAAGTGCAGTGCTTGCTGATAAAGACGTGATGCTTCATATAAAACCTGGTCAACACGGAAG CACATTTGGTGGTAACCCTTTAGCTAGTGCTGTAGCTATGGCTTCTTTAGACGTTATCGTGGAAGAAAAACTCGTTGAAAG ATCAGCAAGTCTTGGAGAGGAACTGAGGATTCAATTgaatgaaatcaagaaacagtTTCCGAAGTACATAAAGGAAGTACGAGGAAGAGGCTTGTTTAATGCGATTGAGTTCAATAGCGAAAGCTTGTCCCCGGTTTCAGCTTACGATATTTGCTTGAGCTTGAAGGAGAGAGGAGTCTTGGCTAAACCTACTCACAACACTATTGTCCGGTTAACTCCACCACTCTCTATAAG CTCTGATGAACTCCGAGATGGATCTGAGGCTCTTCACGATGTACTCGAGCTCGATCTTCCAAATCTGCTGAAAATCAATTCCGGTAAAACTCCGGTTTCTCATATAACCGAGTGTGATCGCTGTGGAAGAAACCTCTATGCTTGA